From Triticum aestivum cultivar Chinese Spring chromosome 4A, IWGSC CS RefSeq v2.1, whole genome shotgun sequence, a single genomic window includes:
- the LOC123084895 gene encoding uncharacterized protein, with protein sequence MERLISRTAVSPAQPRIHLPGRSPFLTTRRAASASAGAGSAAPWTRLCAQPPRLGAAVAAAARHDGASAPAPVEEVAAAAAAGPPWKLLGSLLPKASTAALVLLMTLTASALHSSIPHPAYASAQPVIKSGGLLSAELLSSGWAGFFAGCLHTLSGPDHLVALAPLSIGRSRLESGLVGALWGCGHDAGQIIFGLLFLLLKDRLHIEVLRIWGTRVVGLTLLMIGATGIREASEVQESGLILEGVDMNGSEPLQQAPAVAPRKKKVGFTTFATGVIHGLQPDALLMVLPALALPSRFAGAAYLGMFLVGTVFSMGSYTAFVGSCSEALKDRIPKITEKLTWAASLVAVCLGLALLVGQFFGFTLY encoded by the exons ATGGAGCGGCTCATCTCCAGGACGGCGGTCTCCCCGGCCCAGCCCCGGATCCACCTGCCCGGCAGATCCCCCTTCCTCACCAcccgccgcgccgcctccgcctccgcgggTGCTGGGAGCGCCGCGCCGTGGACCCGGCTGTGCGCGCAGCCGCCGCGCCTAGGTGCCGCGGTCGCCGCTGCGGCGCGGCATGACGgtgcttcggccccggcgcccgtggaggaggtggctgcggcggcggcagctgggCCTCCGTGGAAGCTGCTCGGGAGCCTGCTCCCCAAG GCTTCTACTGCTGCCCTTGTCCTGCTTATGACACTTACTGCAAGTGCCTTGCACTCTAGCATTCCCCATCCTGCCTATGCATCGGCGCAACCAGTAATCAAATCTGGTGGACTCCTCTCAGCAGAGTTATTGAGCAGCGGCTGGGCTGGTTTCTTCGCGGGCTGCTTACATACCTTATCCGGGCCTGACCATCTTGTCGCATTGGCACCACTATCAATTGGGAGATCAAGACTGGAGAGTGGACTAGTCGGTGCCCTTTGGGGCTGTGGTCATGATGCTGGACAAATAATTTTTGGCCTGCTCTTCTTGCTACTCAAGGATCGTTTGCACATTGAGGTTCTCCGTATATGGGGAACAAGAGTTGTAGGTCTGACCCTTCTTATGATAGGCGCGACGGGCATCCGGGAAGCTTCAGAGGTTCAAGAGTCGGGGCTAATTCTGGAGGGTGTAGACATGAATGGCAGTGAGCCCTTGCAACAGGCCCCTGCTGTTGCTCCCAGGAAGAAGAAAGTTGGCTTCACAACATTTGCCACCGGAGTCATCCATGGCCTCCAGCCAGATGCGCTGCTGATGGTCTTGCCCGCTCTTGCTCTGCCGTCACGCTTTGCCGGCGCGGCCTACCTCGGTATGTTCTTGGTCGGGACTGTATTTTCGATGGGTAGCTACACTGCTTTTGTAGGTTCTTGTAGTGAGGCTCTAAAGGATAGGATACCTAAGATAACGGAGAAGCTGACCTGGGCTGCTTCCCTTGTAGCTGTATGCTTGGGGTTAGCTCTTTTAGTTGGGCAGTTCTTTGGGTTCACCCTATATTGA
- the LOC123081643 gene encoding blue copper protein 1a, which yields MPLHQPISLGAWLYIKAHGSTSTAATPAPAKHQPSTSSALHSSFQFQPQSMAAMKITLLAVAAISALLLGTASAATYGVGEPGGSWTLNTDYSNWVSNKKFHPGDEIVFKYSTPAHDVVEVSKAGYDSCSTDGAINTLTSGNDVISLNATGTRYFICGVPSHCSPTAAASMKVTIEVVPGASSPSSPMPAAGPGATNPPPPSSTATSVGAAAGFGLVALLAAGLMA from the coding sequence ATGCCACTCCACCAACCCATCTCGCTGGGCGCTTGGTTGTATATAAAAGCGCACGGCAGCACAAGCACAGCAGCAACCCCAGCCCCCGCTAAGCATCAGCCTTCTACCTCCTCTGCTTTGCATTCCTCCTTCCAGTTCCAACCGCAATCAATGGCTGCCATGAAGATCACCCTCCTTGCCGTGGCCGCAATCTCGGCACTCTTACTAGGCACCGCATCGGCGGCGACCTACGGTGTCGGCGAGCCGGGCGGTTCGTGGACCCTCAACACCGACTACAGCAACTGGGTGTCCAACAAGAAGTTCCACCCGGGTGATGAGATCGTCTTCAAGTACTCGACCCCGGCGCACGACGTGGTCGAGGTGAGCAAGGCCGGCTACGACTCCTGCAGCACCGACGGCGCCATCAACACCTTAACCTCCGGCAACGACGTCATCTCCCTCAACGCCACAGGCACTCGGTACTTCATCTGTGGCGTCCCTAGCCATTGCAGCCCCACCGCCGCTGCCAGCATGAAGGTCACCATCGAAGTGGTGCCGGGTGCCTCCTCGCCATCGTCACCCATGCCGGCCGCGGGTCCCGGCGCGACcaacccgccgccgccctcctctaccGCAACCTCCGTCGGGGCCGCAGCAGGATTTGGCCTCGTCGCCCTACTGGCGGCCGGTCTCATGGCTTAA